From one Enterococcus sp. DIV2402 genomic stretch:
- the menB gene encoding 1,4-dihydroxy-2-naphthoyl-CoA synthase, whose product MREWQTIKEYDEILFEQYEKVAKITINRPERHNAFTPKTVAEMIEAFNISRDRQDIGVIILTGAGDKAFCSGGDQKVRGHGGYVGEDQVPRLNVLDLQRLIRVIPKPVIAMVKGWSIGGGNVLQLVCDITIAADNAKFGQTGPNVGSFDGGYGSGYLARVVGHKKAKEVWFMTKQYTAEEALAMNWINTVVPLEEVEDVTMEWAGEMLKKSPLALRMIKAAMNADTDGLAGIQQLAGDATLLYYTMDEAKEGRDAFKEKREPDFDQFPKFP is encoded by the coding sequence ATGAGAGAATGGCAAACAATTAAAGAATACGATGAAATTCTTTTTGAACAATACGAAAAAGTGGCAAAAATAACAATTAATCGTCCAGAAAGACACAATGCATTTACGCCTAAAACAGTAGCGGAAATGATTGAGGCGTTTAACATTAGTCGTGATCGACAAGATATTGGTGTAATTATCTTAACGGGTGCTGGCGATAAAGCCTTTTGTTCTGGTGGTGACCAAAAAGTCCGTGGACATGGTGGCTATGTTGGCGAAGATCAAGTTCCTCGTCTCAACGTTTTAGATTTACAACGTTTAATCCGAGTTATTCCTAAACCGGTCATTGCGATGGTTAAAGGCTGGTCTATTGGTGGCGGAAATGTCCTTCAATTAGTGTGTGACATTACTATCGCCGCAGATAATGCTAAATTTGGTCAAACTGGTCCGAATGTTGGTAGTTTCGATGGTGGTTATGGCTCTGGTTATTTGGCACGTGTTGTTGGACATAAAAAAGCCAAGGAAGTTTGGTTTATGACAAAACAATATACGGCAGAAGAAGCCCTAGCAATGAATTGGATTAACACTGTTGTTCCTTTAGAAGAAGTAGAAGATGTGACAATGGAATGGGCAGGAGAAATGTTGAAGAAGAGTCCATTAGCTTTACGTATGATTAAGGCAGCGATGAATGCAGATACTGACGGCTTAGCCGGTATTCAACAATTAGCAGGGGATGCAACATTATTGTATTATACAATGGATGAAGCTAAAGAAGGTCGCGACGCCTTCAAAGAAAAACGTGAACCTGATTTTGATCAGTTCCCTAAATTCCCATAA
- the rpmF gene encoding 50S ribosomal protein L32, whose amino-acid sequence MAVPARKTSKAKKRLRRTHQKVTKPEIAYDETIGDYRRSHRVSLKGYYKGKKVIE is encoded by the coding sequence ATGGCCGTACCAGCAAGAAAAACATCCAAAGCAAAGAAACGATTACGTCGTACACATCAAAAGGTTACTAAACCTGAAATTGCTTATGATGAAACAATAGGCGATTATCGTCGTAGTCATCGGGTATCGTTAAAAGGATATTATAAAGGGAAAAAAGTGATTGAATAA
- the menC gene encoding o-succinylbenzoate synthase, translating into MKIVEVKHVQLRLPLKSPFVTSYGVLKEKALDLYLLYDEAGNQGIGELVSFEVPDYIEETIENSRHVIHNFLFPLLGQTDIYHPKDVWQLFQGIQGNYMAKSALETAVWDLYAKRQKRSLVTYFEETRQVLPVGVSIGIQPSISQLLKIVQDYVAQGYQRIKLKIKPNQDYEPLTAIRQQFPELLLMADANSAYSWEDLPLLQRIDTLNLAMIEQPFHQRDFVMHQQLQKRLHTPICLDENIRSLEDVQTAYALGSCRSINLKIPRVGGITEALRIVDFCKEKGLIVWLGGMFESGVGRALNLQFASQSIFQFPGDISGSDRYYYEDIIMNPAKVVAGTLKVPKGEGIGVKLDWTTIERYTYSSNKFLL; encoded by the coding sequence ATGAAGATTGTTGAAGTGAAACATGTACAATTACGCTTACCATTGAAATCTCCATTTGTAACAAGTTACGGCGTTTTAAAGGAGAAAGCCCTTGATTTATATCTTTTATATGATGAAGCTGGCAATCAAGGAATTGGTGAACTGGTATCTTTTGAAGTACCTGATTATATTGAAGAGACTATTGAAAACTCCCGCCACGTTATTCACAATTTTTTATTCCCTTTATTAGGACAGACTGACATTTACCATCCGAAAGACGTTTGGCAATTATTTCAAGGAATTCAAGGTAACTATATGGCTAAATCGGCATTAGAAACAGCGGTATGGGATTTATATGCGAAACGCCAGAAGCGATCATTGGTGACTTATTTTGAGGAAACACGCCAAGTCCTTCCAGTGGGTGTAAGCATCGGAATCCAGCCGTCTATCTCACAGTTACTAAAGATCGTTCAAGACTATGTGGCACAAGGGTACCAGCGGATTAAGTTAAAAATTAAACCAAATCAAGATTACGAACCATTGACAGCTATTCGGCAACAGTTTCCTGAGTTATTGTTGATGGCGGATGCTAATTCAGCTTATTCTTGGGAAGATTTACCTTTGCTTCAAAGAATAGATACGTTAAACTTAGCGATGATTGAGCAACCTTTTCATCAACGAGATTTTGTTATGCATCAGCAATTACAAAAAAGATTACACACACCAATTTGCTTGGATGAAAATATTCGTAGTTTAGAAGATGTACAGACAGCGTACGCTTTGGGCAGTTGTCGAAGCATTAATTTAAAAATTCCTCGTGTGGGTGGAATTACAGAGGCGTTACGTATCGTTGATTTCTGCAAAGAAAAAGGGCTCATTGTGTGGCTAGGTGGCATGTTTGAATCGGGAGTTGGACGGGCGTTAAACCTTCAATTTGCTAGCCAATCAATTTTCCAATTTCCTGGCGATATTTCCGGTTCAGATCGGTATTACTATGAGGATATCATTATGAATCCAGCAAAAGTCGTGGCTGGAACATTGAAGGTTCCCAAAGGCGAGGGGATTGGTGTAAAATTAGATTGGACAACAATCGAACGTTATACGTATTCTTCAAATAAATTCTTATTGTAA
- a CDS encoding adenylyl-sulfate kinase → MKKVLVFSSITGGGKTTLIQKLAVRIENCVVISFDDYSIDALPSAPPLDTPIEDAINQYELQQLMDDFLNIPDETEIVLIDFPFGNRHEVLAPYIDTTFYIQTPLDIALARQILRDFSAKTQKEILEWAATYLNFARPIFVNHEAYVSETADIILEGTASIEDNVQIVLESLEENA, encoded by the coding sequence ATGAAAAAAGTTTTAGTTTTTAGTAGCATTACTGGTGGTGGAAAAACGACCTTGATTCAAAAATTAGCTGTAAGAATAGAAAACTGTGTCGTGATTTCATTTGATGATTATAGCATTGATGCATTGCCTTCAGCGCCACCATTAGATACACCGATAGAAGACGCGATCAATCAATATGAACTGCAACAGTTGATGGATGATTTTCTTAATATTCCGGATGAAACAGAAATTGTATTAATTGATTTTCCTTTTGGTAATCGTCATGAAGTATTGGCGCCATATATTGACACCACATTTTACATTCAAACGCCTTTAGATATTGCTCTTGCTCGACAAATTTTGCGTGATTTTTCGGCTAAAACGCAGAAAGAGATTTTAGAATGGGCAGCAACATATTTGAATTTTGCTAGACCTATTTTTGTCAATCATGAAGCTTATGTATCTGAAACAGCAGATATTATCCTAGAGGGTACAGCTTCGATTGAAGACAATGTACAAATTGTCTTAGAATCTTTAGAGGAAAATGCATGA
- a CDS encoding isochorismate synthase, with protein MCTNLHEQLAAIQTEYISYSYPIASVALEDLFAKSDAYQGTRFFWQSADKKVVFLGLGQLEILYGKTVEEIRAFQTNFFENCTILPTEVYQEPLLFGGFAFDLNGKSAPFWQELEQGSFQVPTILFSQQEKQLFATLTVRNQKEVAQTFAKLEQQVENLLAAPLPKMISTPLQEQELGVPEWLALVNKSVSAIHAGKLKKVVLSRQMKVTTQGTFHLAAILKNLLSQQPNTYVFLLEGATRTFIGATPERLIEGTPDYFATASVAGSIRRGATETEDEQLGQSLLTDPKNSHEHGLVVNRIEQELAPFIDELTLGPRRLLKNRDIQHIYLPLFGKRKKEVYLLQCIQALHPTPALGGEPRQAAMQWLAKHEAAGRGLYGAPIGWLSLKEDIGEFAVGIRSGVFSQDEGLLYAGCGIVGESIPEEEEKETRIKFQPMLRGVKGIESPKNDD; from the coding sequence TTGTGTACCAACTTACATGAGCAACTAGCAGCTATTCAAACAGAATATATTAGTTATTCTTATCCGATTGCATCAGTTGCTTTAGAAGATTTATTTGCCAAAAGTGATGCGTATCAAGGAACACGTTTCTTTTGGCAATCAGCAGATAAAAAAGTAGTCTTTCTAGGGTTAGGTCAGTTGGAAATTTTATATGGTAAAACAGTTGAAGAAATTCGTGCGTTTCAAACGAATTTTTTTGAGAACTGTACGATTTTGCCAACAGAAGTCTATCAAGAACCGCTTTTATTTGGTGGATTTGCATTTGATTTAAATGGAAAATCCGCCCCATTTTGGCAAGAATTAGAACAAGGCTCTTTTCAAGTCCCAACTATCTTATTTAGCCAACAAGAAAAACAGCTATTCGCGACGTTAACCGTTCGCAATCAAAAAGAAGTGGCGCAAACTTTTGCAAAACTAGAGCAGCAAGTTGAAAACCTCTTAGCAGCACCACTTCCTAAAATGATATCAACACCACTTCAAGAGCAGGAATTAGGCGTTCCTGAATGGTTAGCCTTAGTCAACAAAAGTGTCTCTGCGATTCATGCAGGCAAACTAAAAAAAGTCGTGTTGTCTCGTCAAATGAAGGTCACTACACAAGGCACGTTTCATTTAGCAGCTATTTTAAAAAATCTATTATCGCAACAACCAAATACGTATGTCTTTTTATTAGAAGGGGCTACAAGAACGTTTATTGGTGCAACGCCTGAACGATTAATTGAAGGAACACCCGATTATTTTGCTACAGCAAGTGTAGCGGGTTCGATTAGACGGGGAGCAACAGAGACAGAAGATGAGCAACTGGGACAATCGTTACTAACCGATCCAAAGAATTCTCATGAACATGGTTTAGTCGTCAATCGAATTGAACAAGAGTTAGCTCCTTTTATTGATGAACTAACGTTAGGCCCTCGCCGACTGTTAAAAAATAGAGATATTCAACATATTTATTTACCATTATTTGGTAAACGAAAAAAAGAGGTTTATTTGCTACAGTGTATTCAAGCCTTACATCCAACTCCTGCATTAGGGGGCGAACCTAGACAAGCCGCCATGCAGTGGTTAGCCAAACATGAAGCAGCTGGTCGTGGACTATACGGTGCCCCGATTGGTTGGTTAAGCTTAAAAGAAGATATTGGCGAATTTGCAGTAGGCATTCGTTCGGGTGTTTTTAGTCAGGATGAAGGTTTGTTGTATGCAGGTTGTGGTATTGTAGGAGAATCCATCCCTGAAGAAGAAGAAAAAGAAACACGGATTAAATTCCAACCGATGTTGCGAGGAGTGAAAGGTATTGAGTCACCAAAAAACGATGACTAG
- a CDS encoding GNAT family N-acetyltransferase, translating to MITVRKLDLNDLSQFIDLRLKVLKEVPEAFASAYQKECDLQEEVFANRLKITDNQFTIGALDNNDLSCVAAFFRETREKSKHKGNVVAVYCLPEYRKKKIATIVMETLITEVRKIPDLIVLNLSVVSENNRAKQFYEKLGFVVYGKEPKALFDGQNYFDEYLLQLSL from the coding sequence ATGATAACTGTAAGGAAATTAGATTTAAATGATTTAAGTCAATTTATTGATTTACGATTAAAAGTTTTAAAAGAGGTTCCTGAAGCATTTGCATCAGCTTATCAAAAAGAGTGTGATTTACAAGAAGAAGTTTTCGCTAATCGATTAAAAATCACTGATAATCAGTTTACGATAGGCGCCTTGGATAATAACGATCTTAGTTGTGTAGCCGCTTTTTTTAGAGAGACAAGAGAGAAGAGCAAACATAAAGGAAATGTCGTCGCTGTGTATTGTTTACCTGAATATCGTAAAAAGAAAATTGCAACGATAGTTATGGAAACCTTAATCACAGAAGTCCGAAAAATACCAGACCTGATTGTATTGAATTTGAGTGTCGTATCTGAAAATAATCGAGCAAAGCAATTTTATGAGAAATTAGGATTTGTTGTCTATGGTAAAGAACCCAAAGCATTGTTTGATGGCCAAAACTATTTTGATGAGTATTTATTACAGTTATCCCTATAA
- the menD gene encoding 2-succinyl-5-enolpyruvyl-6-hydroxy-3-cyclohexene-1-carboxylic-acid synthase has translation MSHQKTMTSYLLAFIAGLKTAGIKQVVISPGSRSTPLALLLHRDTELTCFIDVDERSAGFFALGLIKASKEPVALVCTSGTAAANYYPAICEADATNLPLVVLTTDRPPELRNVGAPQAMDQQQLYASHVKRFTEMTVPEDSEELLRYSHWQGLTNSLHAQQAPKGPVHVNLPLREPLLPDLTLKAPEFLNSMILPSQRIVDLSELMPFFTKKGLIIVGEQHTTQEAKRYLELAALLNWPIVGDPLTNLATCQSSPYYLKQADLIFSQTTLEPEVILRFGRLPVTKNVLLYLQKLTAPTIFVEETLSWQDQLQTTNYFIEATIDELLTSIKKRTFQPIATQWVTSWQVQQTIATTTLTKQALLTEFNESAATVALVEQLKNSQLFVANSNAIRFVDRLTAVNANNVTIHGNRGVNGIDGLISTTAGIAANQAQPTFLLIGDLAFFHDMNGLQMMKHYQLPVTIVLLNNNGGGIFSFLSQNQLQPEDFEPLFGTPLNMDFQHVAKLYGAVYHQPKTLAAFEQLISEAQQQPIFQIIEVCGTQKEPVNLWQQICQQYQTALGEQDG, from the coding sequence TTGAGTCACCAAAAAACGATGACTAGCTATTTATTAGCGTTTATTGCAGGATTAAAAACAGCAGGGATTAAACAAGTAGTGATTAGTCCCGGTTCTCGTTCGACCCCACTAGCATTATTATTGCATCGGGATACAGAGTTAACTTGTTTTATTGATGTCGATGAACGATCAGCTGGTTTTTTTGCCTTAGGGTTAATCAAAGCTTCTAAAGAACCTGTTGCATTGGTTTGTACTTCTGGAACAGCTGCGGCGAATTATTATCCAGCGATTTGTGAAGCAGATGCAACCAATTTGCCATTAGTTGTCTTAACAACAGATCGGCCACCAGAACTACGAAATGTCGGTGCACCTCAAGCAATGGATCAGCAACAACTTTATGCTAGTCATGTAAAACGATTTACAGAAATGACGGTTCCAGAAGATAGTGAAGAATTGTTACGATATAGTCATTGGCAAGGATTAACCAATAGCTTACATGCGCAACAAGCTCCAAAAGGTCCTGTGCATGTAAACTTACCACTACGTGAACCATTATTACCTGATTTGACGCTAAAAGCACCTGAATTTCTAAACTCAATGATTCTTCCAAGTCAACGTATCGTCGATTTAAGTGAGTTAATGCCTTTTTTCACTAAAAAAGGGTTAATTATTGTGGGAGAACAACACACTACCCAAGAAGCAAAACGTTATCTAGAATTAGCTGCTTTATTGAATTGGCCCATTGTAGGTGATCCGTTAACCAATTTAGCAACTTGTCAGTCATCACCGTATTATTTGAAACAAGCGGATTTGATCTTTAGTCAAACAACGTTAGAACCAGAAGTTATTCTGCGTTTTGGACGTTTGCCAGTAACCAAAAATGTTTTATTGTATTTACAAAAATTAACGGCACCAACAATTTTTGTGGAAGAAACTTTATCTTGGCAAGATCAATTACAAACGACCAATTATTTTATTGAAGCGACAATTGATGAGCTATTGACAAGCATAAAGAAGAGGACATTTCAGCCAATAGCTACGCAATGGGTAACTTCATGGCAAGTGCAACAAACCATTGCAACAACAACTTTAACAAAACAAGCGCTGTTAACTGAATTCAATGAATCTGCTGCAACGGTGGCGTTAGTCGAGCAGTTAAAAAACAGTCAATTATTTGTGGCCAACAGTAATGCGATTCGTTTTGTCGATCGATTGACTGCAGTGAATGCCAATAATGTGACCATTCATGGAAATCGTGGCGTCAACGGAATTGATGGTTTAATTTCTACTACAGCAGGAATTGCTGCCAATCAAGCTCAACCTACCTTTTTATTAATTGGCGATTTAGCTTTCTTCCATGATATGAATGGCTTACAGATGATGAAACACTACCAACTCCCTGTAACAATTGTTTTGTTAAATAATAATGGGGGTGGCATTTTTTCATTTTTATCGCAAAACCAACTACAACCAGAAGACTTTGAACCGCTATTTGGTACACCTCTAAATATGGATTTTCAGCATGTAGCAAAATTATATGGGGCGGTTTATCATCAACCTAAAACATTAGCAGCATTCGAACAATTAATTAGCGAGGCACAACAACAGCCGATTTTCCAAATTATTGAAGTCTGTGGTACACAAAAAGAACCCGTTAATTTATGGCAACAAATTTGTCAGCAGTATCAAACGGCACTAGGTGAGCAAGATGGTTAA
- the rpmG gene encoding 50S ribosomal protein L33 — protein sequence MRQNIILECVETKERIYLTSKNKRNTPDRLELKKYSPKLRRKALFRETK from the coding sequence ATGAGACAAAATATTATTTTAGAGTGTGTGGAAACGAAGGAACGAATTTATCTAACGAGCAAAAATAAACGCAATACACCAGATCGTTTAGAATTAAAAAAATATTCACCAAAACTAAGAAGAAAAGCTCTTTTTAGAGAAACAAAATAA
- a CDS encoding tyrosine-type recombinase/integrase, producing the protein MPYNVEPLRTKIEIDDFLFCLRRTANPERDSFLFLLGINTGLRMSDIVKLQVKTIRYSARPVIIEQKTGKRKILYLDNMQELIGKYIDGREDDEFLFPSKKGGHLTVNAVYKIFQSVANTLDREDIGTHTLRKTFGYHYYKKTRDVATLMELFNHSSERVTKKYIGINADEIGNSLEGFHLGF; encoded by the coding sequence ATGCCGTATAATGTTGAACCATTACGTACGAAAATAGAAATAGATGATTTTTTATTTTGCTTACGACGAACAGCAAATCCAGAAAGAGATTCTTTTCTTTTTTTGTTAGGAATTAATACCGGATTAAGAATGTCAGACATCGTAAAACTGCAAGTAAAAACCATTCGCTATTCAGCACGCCCGGTTATTATCGAACAAAAAACAGGCAAAAGGAAAATTCTCTATTTAGATAATATGCAAGAATTGATTGGAAAATATATTGATGGACGTGAAGACGACGAATTTCTATTTCCGTCTAAAAAGGGTGGGCATCTAACAGTTAATGCTGTATACAAAATATTTCAAAGCGTTGCAAACACCTTAGATAGAGAAGATATTGGCACGCATACACTTAGAAAGACGTTTGGTTATCACTACTACAAGAAAACTAGAGATGTTGCTACTTTAATGGAATTGTTTAATCACAGCAGCGAACGCGTGACTAAAAAGTATATAGGAATCAACGCAGACGAAATTGGAAACTCTTTAGAAGGATTTCATTTAGGGTTTTGA
- the menH gene encoding 2-succinyl-6-hydroxy-2,4-cyclohexadiene-1-carboxylate synthase — MVNYFYQWFTPYQAHRPTIICLHGFTGTSNTFRSLTFSAEYNYLGIDLIGHGNSSVFVHPDEYQMEQVVNKLQSLVQQLDISTYYLVGYSMGGRVALAWGLQDTNVQGIVLESASPGLASQEERNQRIASDNKLARRLLTESLIEFVDFWQELPLFASQKQLPASTQATIRAERMSQQAYGLAMSLYMMGTGQQPSYWQYLETTTPMLLITGEWDQKFQQIAYNMRKKNPSIQIQEVSGAGHCVHIEQPAAYCQIVEDWLKENAK, encoded by the coding sequence ATGGTTAATTACTTTTATCAATGGTTTACCCCTTATCAAGCGCACCGACCGACAATTATTTGTTTACACGGTTTTACAGGGACGTCGAATACCTTTCGATCCTTAACATTTTCAGCAGAGTATAACTACTTAGGGATTGATTTGATTGGTCATGGCAACAGTAGTGTCTTTGTCCATCCCGATGAGTACCAAATGGAGCAGGTCGTTAATAAATTGCAATCACTCGTGCAGCAACTAGATATTTCGACCTATTATTTAGTAGGTTATTCGATGGGTGGACGTGTGGCATTAGCTTGGGGATTGCAAGATACGAATGTTCAAGGGATTGTTTTAGAAAGTGCTTCTCCAGGATTAGCCAGCCAAGAAGAAAGAAACCAGCGAATAGCAAGCGATAATAAACTTGCACGACGTTTATTAACAGAATCGCTAATCGAATTTGTTGATTTTTGGCAAGAGTTGCCCTTATTCGCCTCGCAAAAACAGTTGCCAGCATCTACTCAAGCCACGATTCGTGCTGAACGAATGAGTCAACAGGCATATGGTTTAGCGATGAGTCTCTATATGATGGGGACCGGCCAACAGCCGAGCTATTGGCAATACTTAGAGACTACTACGCCAATGCTTTTAATTACTGGTGAATGGGATCAAAAATTTCAACAAATTGCATATAACATGCGCAAAAAAAATCCAAGCATACAAATTCAGGAAGTATCTGGTGCTGGTCATTGTGTGCATATTGAACAACCTGCAGCCTATTGTCAGATTGTCGAAGATTGGTTAAAGGAGAATGCTAAATGA
- the menE gene encoding o-succinylbenzoate--CoA ligase yields MRPNSWLQRQAQFYPERPAFYWKDKSWSFHALNQDVQGYAQYFQQHLPKNCSRVAIFSSNSQEMYLTILALWELGIEIQLLNTRLTDEEITFQLQDADTQVVISEKPLTIVMSLAFPNEIPSVQPNNFVDYGYQATATASIMYTSGTTGKPKGVPQTFAHHHASAIATQENMQIAANDCWLCPTTLYHISGLSVLLRSLVLGMSVRLYEKYEVEKLASDIREGYGTIASVVSKMLMELLPLLPECPTSFRHFLLGGGPISKEVLQQSEAQRFSVIQSFGMTETCSQVIALPPEKASQKLGSAGLPLKNVELKIEKGEILLKGPSIVSSYLNQHTSMDEENWFHTGDLGYLDEEGYLYVLSRMSELIISGGENIYPAEIEYALMQHPQIKEAIVVGTEDPTWGQVPVAYLVINDSLQARTIPSYLTGLAKYKHPKAYFIVSSIPKTASGKPLKRKFLTEERVNYIVYQLT; encoded by the coding sequence ATGAGACCAAATAGTTGGTTACAGCGACAAGCGCAATTTTATCCAGAAAGACCAGCTTTTTATTGGAAAGATAAAAGCTGGTCTTTTCATGCGTTAAATCAAGACGTCCAAGGGTACGCGCAGTATTTTCAACAACATCTTCCTAAAAATTGCTCACGTGTCGCAATTTTTAGTAGCAATTCTCAGGAGATGTATTTGACGATTTTAGCACTTTGGGAATTAGGAATTGAGATTCAATTGTTAAATACTCGTTTAACAGATGAGGAAATTACCTTTCAATTACAAGATGCTGACACACAAGTGGTGATTAGCGAAAAACCACTTACGATTGTGATGTCTTTAGCTTTTCCAAACGAAATTCCATCGGTTCAACCAAACAATTTCGTTGATTACGGGTATCAAGCGACTGCTACTGCATCAATCATGTATACTTCAGGAACAACAGGCAAACCAAAAGGCGTTCCCCAAACTTTTGCACATCATCACGCAAGCGCAATAGCCACACAAGAAAATATGCAGATTGCAGCCAATGATTGTTGGCTGTGTCCTACAACCTTATATCATATTAGTGGTTTATCTGTTTTGCTACGTTCGTTAGTGTTAGGGATGAGTGTACGTTTGTATGAAAAATATGAGGTTGAAAAATTAGCTAGTGATATTCGTGAAGGATACGGAACAATTGCCTCTGTAGTCAGCAAAATGTTGATGGAGCTATTACCTTTATTACCTGAATGTCCTACTTCGTTTCGTCACTTTTTATTAGGTGGAGGTCCGATTTCCAAAGAAGTATTACAACAATCGGAAGCACAACGGTTTTCAGTCATTCAATCGTTTGGTATGACAGAAACTTGTTCTCAGGTTATCGCCTTACCTCCTGAAAAAGCGAGCCAAAAGCTTGGTTCAGCTGGACTTCCGTTGAAAAATGTCGAATTGAAGATTGAAAAGGGAGAGATTTTATTAAAAGGTCCTAGTATTGTGTCCTCTTATTTGAATCAGCATACAAGTATGGATGAGGAGAACTGGTTTCATACAGGTGATTTAGGTTATCTGGATGAAGAAGGTTATTTATATGTGCTCAGTCGGATGAGTGAATTAATTATCTCTGGTGGTGAAAACATTTATCCAGCAGAAATTGAGTACGCTTTGATGCAGCATCCACAAATCAAAGAAGCGATTGTCGTTGGAACAGAAGATCCAACGTGGGGGCAAGTCCCTGTCGCCTATCTAGTGATAAATGATTCCTTACAAGCACGGACTATCCCTTCCTATTTAACAGGATTAGCAAAATATAAACATCCAAAAGCTTATTTTATCGTTTCGAGCATTCCTAAAACGGCTAGTGGGAAACCACTAAAACGAAAATTTCTAACAGAAGAAAGAGTGAACTATATTGTGTACCAACTTACATGA
- a CDS encoding DUF1697 domain-containing protein: MIQLVFLRGVMPSGKNRVPMKQLQELLQENGYPNARTYLHTGNIILTSEKNPNELAKHIYQLILTNIGPDLGVLVRTPEAVQQILINNPFQQPEDELKRVFFSMLSHSPTKEAVQVVQEKIKETTERLIVSGDTAYMYIPGSAARSKLSNITLEKSWKLVATTRNFNTLSKVLAIAETFK; encoded by the coding sequence ATGATTCAACTCGTATTCTTACGTGGTGTGATGCCTTCTGGTAAAAATAGAGTCCCAATGAAACAATTGCAAGAGTTGCTTCAAGAAAATGGCTATCCTAATGCACGAACATACCTGCACACGGGAAATATTATTCTTACGTCTGAAAAGAATCCTAATGAATTAGCAAAACATATTTATCAACTGATTCTAACAAATATTGGGCCAGATTTAGGTGTTCTAGTACGAACGCCTGAAGCCGTTCAACAAATATTGATAAATAATCCTTTTCAACAGCCGGAAGATGAATTAAAACGTGTTTTTTTCAGTATGCTTAGTCATAGTCCAACAAAAGAAGCTGTACAGGTTGTCCAAGAAAAAATTAAAGAAACGACGGAACGTTTAATCGTTTCTGGAGATACAGCCTATATGTATATTCCAGGTAGTGCTGCTAGAAGTAAACTGAGTAACATCACATTAGAAAAGTCGTGGAAACTAGTAGCGACGACGCGTAATTTTAATACTTTATCCAAAGTGTTAGCGATTGCTGAAACTTTCAAGTAG